The sequence ATAGTTAATGCCCTTTGCAAATTTTATTGCATCATTTATTATGCTTTTGGTTTCATCTTTTTTAAGTTCTGCCTGTGCTTCCTCGATCACTTTTTGATGATTTCTTTGTAACGAACATTCTCTTGTGCCAAGAGAGGAAACTGTTCCGAATTCATCTGCTACAATCTGCACTTCAATGTGTCGAGGTTTCTCAAGATACTTTTCGATGTAAATATTATCTGAGCCAAAAGAAGCCCTTGCTTCGCTCATTGCAAGTGGTAGTAAGGTCGATAACTGCTCCTCATTCTCTACAACCCTAATTCCTCTGCCGCCCCCGCCATTCGCTGCTTTTAGCATAACCGGGTATCCGATTGCTCTTGCTACTTTCCTCGCATCCTCAAGAGAGTTAACCGGTTCCTCCGTTCCTGGCAGAATAGGAATTCCAAAAGAATTAGCAATTTTCCTAACATGTGCTTTGTCTTTTATAATGGTTTGAATATTTGCAGCTGGTCCAATGAACTTTATACCATGATCCTCAACGATTTTAGCAAACATAGGATTTTCAGACAAAAATCCATAACCAGGATGAATGGCATCAACCTTGAGGAGAGTTGCAGCACTAATTATATTAGGGATATTAAGATAAGAATCTCTTACGCTTTTGGAACCAATACATATTTTTGAATTAGCAAGTTTGACAGGCAACGAATCTCTGTCTTCATATGCATAAGCAAGAATCCCCTCTATACCCATTTCCTCAAGACTTCTAAGTATTCTTAGTGCTATTTCTCCTCTATTTACAACAAGGACTCTTTTAATCCTCATAAATCTCCTCTAACTCAAAAAGTGGCTGCTCTGCTTCAACCATTGATCCATCCTCAGGGAAGATCTTTATAACTTTTCCCTTTTTCTCAGCCTGTATTTCGTTCATTATTTTCATTGTTTCAACTATACAGAGGGTCTGCCCCTTTTCTACAACATCACCAACCTCAACAAATGGCTTTGATGTTGGATTGGGCTTCCTGTAAAACACGCCAACAAGTGGTGATTTTACAAGAAAAGTATTTGCACTTTCAGTTATTATTTCCTTTTCGGGTTCCTTTTGAAGTGTTTCCTTTTCAGCAAAAGATGCTGTTTCTTTTGAAGTAAATTTGAATGATATCTTTAGCCCATCAACTTCGAGGTTAAATTCTTCTACTCCGTTTTTCTTTGCAATTTCTATAATCTCTTTTATTTCCTCACTGATATTTTTGTTTTTCATCGTAAACCCCCATTTTAAGGAATTTTTCTTTTCTCATCTTAAGCAAGTCTTCTCGTTTTATTTTTGTAAGTTCTTCAAGAGTGTTAGAAATTGCTTCTTTAACATTTCTCATGGTAATTTCTTTAAATCTGTGTGCTCCCCCAATTGGCTCTTCAATAATTTTATCGATTACTTTTAGTTTTAGAAGTTCCTCTGATGTAAGTTTTAGAGAGATTGCTGCTTCTTTTGCTTTACTTGCATTTCCGAACAAAATTGAAGCACATCCCTCTGGCGAGATAACTGAATATATTGCATACTTCAGCATAAGAATTCTATCCCCCACTCCTATGCCAAGAGCACCACCCGAACCACCTTCCCCTATCACAACAACTACGATAGGAGTGGGTATGTTGAAAAATTCCATAAGGTTTGTTGCAATAGCATGCGCTACACCTCTCTCCTCAGCCTCTTCTGTTGGATTTGCACCAGGTGTGTCAAGAAATGAAATGATTGGAGCATTAAATTTCTCACTTGCAAGCCTTACAACTCTTAAAGCCTTTCTATAACCTTCAGGATTTGCCATCCCAAAATGTGCTTCCAATTGTTCTTTAAGATTCTTTCCTTTTCTGTGCCCTATCACACCAACAACAGTTTCATTTAATCTACCAATACCTGTAATCATTGCGGGGTCATCACCAAAATATCTATCTCCATGAAGTTCTACAAAATCTGTAATAATGTTTGAGATGTAATCTTCTGTATGGGGACGCTCTGGATGTCTTGCAATCTCAACGACTTCATAAGGTTGAAGATTAGAGTAGATTTCTTTTAGTTTTTCATCGAACATCCGCTTCAGTTGTTCGTCCCCAGGGTTTCTTTGCATAGCAAGATAAATCTTTTCAAGTTCTTGTTCGAAAGAAAGAAATTTCATGGAAGATACCTCAAGATCCTTTCTATTTCACTTTTTAAAAATCTTCTGTCAGTAACTATATCTACAAAGCCATGAGCAAGTAAAAATTCTGCTGTCTGGAAATCATCTTTTAGCCTTTTCTTAGTAGTTTGCTCTATTACTCTTGGACCTGCAAAACCGATCATTGCCTTCGATTCCGCTATTATAATATCTCCAAGCATTGCAAAACTTGCAGTAGTCCCACCATAGGTAGGATTAGTAAGGATAGATATGTAAAGTCGCCCGTTTTTCTTGTAATCAGATAAAGCTCCACTTATTTTTGCCATTTGCATTAATGATAATATTCCTTCCTGCATTCTTGCCCCACCCGAAGAAGAAATGATAATCAAAGGTAGTTTTTCGTCAATAGAGTAATATATAAGACGAGTTAATTTTTCACCCATTGCACTTCCTAAACTTCCTCCTACATATTCAAAAGCGAGAACTCCTACTGCAACATCTATATTGCCTATTTTTCCTCTGCCAGTTATAATAGAAGAGCTATATCCCCCGCTTGCCTCTATTTCTTCGATTTTTTTCTTATAAGGTTCCTTGTCTACAAATTGAAGCGGATCACTCGAAGTAATCTCTTTAAACATTTCAATAAAAGTCCCAGTATCAATTAAAGATTCAATTCGCTCCCTTGCAGTAAGCCTAAAGTGGTATCCGCAATAGGGACAAACTTTTAAGTTTTCTTTTAACTCTTCATAATAAATAAGGCGTCTGCAGCTATTGCACCTAATCCACTGGTTCTTTGCTTCTTCCTCGGTTATAACTTTTACTATTTTTTTCATCTCAAACTATTATATTCAAATTATCAAAATTTCCAAAATATCCAAAATAAAAAACTTTTGCTTTGCTAATTTCGGCTAAAGATAATCAAAAATAAATTAAAAAAGGGGCGTAACGCCCCTTTAAAAGTTGAAAATTCGCTAATGTTATTTCGACAATTTGAAGTATGTTTGCCCTATTTCTTTAAGTTTATCGTAGTCGGGAACAACATATGAAATCCCGTCAATCATATGAGGAACGCCAGGGAAATTTACAATCTGTAAATCTTTACTTGTAATATCTTTATAGGTAAGACCAAGTTTTGTAATCTGTGCAACCGTCAAATTTGTGTCAACCGCATTACCAATTTCCTGTGCAATCTGAGGAAGTTTAAAAATGTTTCTTATGTCTTTCGTCTGGTCTATAATCGCCTTAATAAGTTCCTGTTGCC comes from Caldisericum sp. and encodes:
- a CDS encoding acetyl-CoA carboxylase carboxyltransferase subunit alpha; its protein translation is MKFLSFEQELEKIYLAMQRNPGDEQLKRMFDEKLKEIYSNLQPYEVVEIARHPERPHTEDYISNIITDFVELHGDRYFGDDPAMITGIGRLNETVVGVIGHRKGKNLKEQLEAHFGMANPEGYRKALRVVRLASEKFNAPIISFLDTPGANPTEEAEERGVAHAIATNLMEFFNIPTPIVVVVIGEGGSGGALGIGVGDRILMLKYAIYSVISPEGCASILFGNASKAKEAAISLKLTSEELLKLKVIDKIIEEPIGGAHRFKEITMRNVKEAISNTLEELTKIKREDLLKMRKEKFLKMGVYDEKQKYQ
- a CDS encoding ATP-grasp domain-containing protein, which encodes MRIKRVLVVNRGEIALRILRSLEEMGIEGILAYAYEDRDSLPVKLANSKICIGSKSVRDSYLNIPNIISAATLLKVDAIHPGYGFLSENPMFAKIVEDHGIKFIGPAANIQTIIKDKAHVRKIANSFGIPILPGTEEPVNSLEDARKVARAIGYPVMLKAANGGGGRGIRVVENEEQLSTLLPLAMSEARASFGSDNIYIEKYLEKPRHIEVQIVADEFGTVSSLGTRECSLQRNHQKVIEEAQAELKKDETKSIINDAIKFAKGINYTNVGTIEFLYANGRHYLMEMNARIQVEHPVTEETFNIDIVKLQLKIANGEKIDLSSKKSYGHAIEFRINAEDPFNNFKPSSGTIEFLHLPLGRNVRIDTHIYQGYKVPAMFDSLLVKLIAKGETREEAISVARRAFEEIRIEGIKTNILLIKRLLNNENFLKNNLYTTFLEEFINLENQDKNMN
- a CDS encoding acetyl-CoA carboxylase carboxyltransferase subunit beta codes for the protein MKKIVKVITEEEAKNQWIRCNSCRRLIYYEELKENLKVCPYCGYHFRLTARERIESLIDTGTFIEMFKEITSSDPLQFVDKEPYKKKIEEIEASGGYSSSIITGRGKIGNIDVAVGVLAFEYVGGSLGSAMGEKLTRLIYYSIDEKLPLIIISSSGGARMQEGILSLMQMAKISGALSDYKKNGRLYISILTNPTYGGTTASFAMLGDIIIAESKAMIGFAGPRVIEQTTKKRLKDDFQTAEFLLAHGFVDIVTDRRFLKSEIERILRYLP